One window of Nymphaea colorata isolate Beijing-Zhang1983 chromosome 11, ASM883128v2, whole genome shotgun sequence genomic DNA carries:
- the LOC116263699 gene encoding LRR receptor-like serine/threonine-protein kinase GSO1 yields the protein MEKLQELTLSGNALERSIPNSLYQLVHMGNLYLDNNALSGPISTSINNLTNLQKLYLNSNSFSSALPPALCELKDLIWLYLEDNSFTVLLPLDVGNLVAVDKMDISVNQLSGELPVSLSELQSLEYLNLSKNSVNGNIHGNIDVMVNIKIIDLSYNNLCGGIPKSLENLQQPQVLDLSFNRLERAIASGGNFTNLSIDSFVGNYALCGAPKFHVPVCSDGVKKHNIVNMIKVDIFLASGGFVLLLIVWILIFVEKYRKSGLERHCHEVERFRGIVLPVITYRMFSQATINFSDANFMGTGSFGSVRKPIDESFNGDFTLRQWVAEVFPLPISDVINGHLLKQNSSETVSDHAAEGHLLKQNNSGTVLNELLVMIMETGLSCSRKAPTERMGMKAVVARLKTIRRKASPLKE from the exons ATGGAAAAGCTACAGGAATTAACTCTTTCTGGCAATGCCTTAGAACGTTCAATTCCAAACTCACTTTACCAATTGGTCCACATGGGTAATCTTTATTTGGACAATAATGCACTAAGTGGGCCAATCTCaacctctataaacaatctgACGAATCTACAGAAGTTGTACTTAAATTCAAACAGTTTCTCATCAGCACTTCCTCCTgccctttgtgagttgaaggatttGATATGGCTTTACTTGGaagacaactctttcactgTTCTCCTGCCTTTAGATGTGGGAAATTTGGTTGCAGTGGACAAAATGGATATCTCTGTAAACCAGTTGAGCGGAGAGCTGCCTGTGTCCTTATCAGAGCTCCAAAGtctagagtatttgaatctctccaaaAATTCAGTTAATGGCAACATTCACGGAAACATTGATGTTATggtaaatattaaaattattgaCCTTTCCTACAATAACCTTTGCGGTGGGATTccaaaatcattggaaaatCTTCAACAACCCCAAGTCTTGGATTTATCCTTCAACCGATTGGAACGAGCGATTGCAAGTGGTGGAAATTTCACAAACCTTTCCATAGATTCATTTGTAGGAaattatgcactatgtggagcacCCAAGTTCCATGTGccagtatgttcagatggagTGAAGAAGCACAACATTGTCAACATGATcaaagttgatatttttttagcaagtggGGGCTTTGTGCTTCTACTGATTGTATGGATActcatttttgttgaaaaatatagaaagagcGGGTTGGAGAGACATTGTCatgaggttgaaagatttcgtgGAATTGTCCTCCCAGTGATCACTTACAGAATGTTTTCTCAAGCGACAATCAACTTCAGCGATGCAAATTTTATGGGCactggaagctttggttcagt aagaaagCCTATTGATGAAAGTTTTAATGGGGACTTTACTTtgaggcagtgggtggctgaagtGTTTCCGCTtccaatttcagatgtcatcaatggtcatcttctgaagcaaaatagcAGTGAAACGGTTTCAGATCATGCTGCCGAAGgacatcttctgaagcaaaataacagtGGAACTGTTCTAAATGAGCtgcttgtcatgatcatggagacggggttgtcatgttcaaggaaagCACCAACTGAGAGAATGGGCATGAAGGCGGTGGTCGCTAGGCTTAAAACGATACGACGGAAGGCTTCCCCTTtgaaagaatga